In the genome of Bradysia coprophila strain Holo2 unplaced genomic scaffold, BU_Bcop_v1 contig_232, whole genome shotgun sequence, one region contains:
- the LOC119076702 gene encoding uncharacterized protein LOC119076702, producing MLLKVCRWRFMLRSMTVLIVVIILFGTIYLTHLSERQIEMHEPSSDDDYKIKEFHHGNLVIINIINKTRDKEVINRLNIQLDNDVWIPDDGYNITGWPQDTDVAGNNITGWPRDIVPNIVHYVLFGQRKISYVHMLSIFSVVRIQKPEVIFIHCDCHKMDDDDENWHRILNFVNATNRYVIHINEVMIPTEIYGKKIGPYPNFHGGDITRFRTLRKFGGIYLDNDVFVCQSLNGFRKFEFTLGWEVGEFLGNQVMIGNRNARFLKFTLDSYREYYPDEWYYNAGELPTIAILNKYPQLIHRVKRKFGYDASVTCPYFYKEYHSDWQSEFYAFHMIARGNEISWKGSHVSGKKIIL from the coding sequence ATGTTACTCAAGGTTTGTCGATGGCGATTTATGCTTCGTTCTATGACTGTTCTTATTGTTGTAATAATTCTGTTCGGAACGATATACCTTACTCACCTATCTGAGCGGCAAATAGAGATGCATGAACCATCAAGTGACGATGACTATAAGATCAAAGAGTTTCATCATGGAAATTTAGTTATAATCAACATAATCAACAAGACTAGGGACAAGGAAGTGATAAATCGTTTGAACATTCAGTTAGATAATGATGTATGGATTCCCGATGATGGATATAATATCACTGGTTGGCCACAAGATACTGATGTAGCTGGAAATAATATCACCGGTTGGCCACGTGATATTGTTCCCAATATTGTGCACTATGTACTGTTCGGTCAACGGAAAATATCATACGTTCACATGCTGTCCATATTTTCTGTGGTGCGGATTCAAAAACCGGAAGTGATTTTTATTCATTGCGACTGTCATAAAATGGACGACGATGATGAAAATTGGCATCGCATATTGAATTTTGTGAATGCCACCAATCGTTATGTGATTCACATTAATGAAGTTATGATACCCACGGAGATTTATGGGAAAAAAATCGGGCCATACCCCAACTTTCATGGCGGTGACATAACACGATTTAGAACACTAAGGAAATTCGGTGGAATTTATCTTGACAATGATGTGTTTGTTTGCCAGTCATTGAATGGGTtccgaaaatttgaatttacgtTAGGTTGGGAGGTGGGCGAGTTCTTGGGGAATCAAGTTATGATTGGTAACCGAAATGCcagatttttgaaattcacaTTGGACTCGTACCGAGAATATTATCCTGACGAGTGGTATTACAACGCCGGCGAACTGCCAACCATCGCCATCCTAAACAAATATCCTCAACTAATTCATCGCGTGAAAAGGAAATTCGGATACGATGCATCGGTTACGTGTCCATATTTCTACAAGGAGTACCATTCTGACTGGCAAAGTGAGTTTTATGCATTCCACATGATTGCACGGGGAAATGAGATCAGTTGGAAGGGGAGCCATGTTTCGggaaagaaaatcattttatga
- the LOC119076668 gene encoding ribosomal protein S6 kinase delta-1, whose translation MASSLNGWIHNFTVTDVCTHRKGYTVYKITSIVFPVHIPETLTCVSVFKRWSEIKKLRKIMAARHKELLLRGTMPDIKDENFFNRFDDSVIQQRKQFILNLLNFISQYPSLYKMHAFQNFFEISHSISSDNSPEHQRSPIEAICEEANVIQPKLSLIDPVKDEIHNKYTESPTSCSQDSSLASEDSTSSEANLSGCVEEVAEAVAQETSTHSTDQVDSSDYIYEAALSFSEAVRFEANANFRSAFDNYKRGIGILLTGSKHDVLNFRKCIAKEKTKKYLARAEQIYEQYLANDDANISDYVDSSNGDASRESLSIERPLGQLSRFKVIKILGTVMQVQDIVDKDVFIIKAIEKPSSNNLPQMICLPRNIPFMVNLIAYFQSEATIYLVLQQATGGRLWDYIRSYEPTKHTTLPDRTASLASFFTEPNDTKPKPETVNDSSKYVEESPFMAMLNQYRNTDYTRSNSNSSSLSEVLEHLENNSDIPAFDVLSEDMDVLDLVNCSQKLIKSVSNTLDQSRSSHTNSKTESGGEIFDATVLSTVNNRTVTLQPSRRHEMLRCIKTVTSGTQKRLPERTIKRWASEMVVCLISLHERDIVCGDLNPNNLLLGVKGQINLTYFYRQDQRQLKIDCIDALYVAPERPLDYRSDWWSFGVILFELLTGESFIACHPGGVASYYTVQYPDQPDVTLSEESKDLLNELLQSEPEKRLTGYNVQQHRFFKGIKWDEIYDDGKCETKKFFSFIYCD comes from the exons atGGCTTCATCACTGAACGGTTGGATACATAATTTTACGGTGACCGATGTCTGTACGCATCGGAAAGGCTATACTGTCTATAAAATTACATCAATT GTATTCCCAGTCCACATTCCCGAAACCCTGACCTGCGTGTCGGTTTTTAAGCGATGGTcggaaatcaaaaaattacgCAAAATTATGGCAGCACGGCACAAGGAACTGTTGTTACGAGGAACGATGCCAGATATAAAAGACGAGAACTTCTTTAATCGATTCGATGATTCGGTTATTCAACAACGCAAGCAATTCATTCTCAACCTGCTCAACTTTATATCGCAGTATCCGTCACTGTACAAAATGCACGCATTTCAGAATTTCTTCGAGATCAGTCACTCCATTTCGAGCGACAATTCGCCGGAACACCAACGTTCACCCATTGAAGCAATCTGTGAGGAGGCGAATGTAATTCAGCCGAAATTGTCGTTGATCGATCCGGTCAAGGACGAAATCCACAATAAGTACACTGAATCGCCGACCAGTTGTTCGCAGGACAGTTCACTGGCATCGGAAGATTCGACTTCGAGTGAAGCAAATTTGAGTGGATGTGTTGAAGAAGTTGCAGAAGCGGTGGCACAAGAGACATCAACCCATTCAACGGATCAAGTTGACTCTTCAGATTATATCTACGAGGCGGCACTCAGTTTCAGTGAAGCCGTTCGATTTGAGGCAAACGCAAATTTCCGAAGTGCATTCGACAATTACAAGCGTGGCATTGGGATCTTGTTGACGGGCTCCAAGCACGATGTGCTGAACTTTCGCAAGTGCATTGCCAAagagaaaacgaaaaagtacCTAGCTCGGGCCGAACAGATTTACGAACAGTATTTGGCGAACGACGACGCAAACATATCGGATTATGTTGATTCGTCCAACGGTGACGCCAGCCGTGAATCATTATCGATTGAAAGGCCTCTCGGTCAGTTGTCTCGATTCaaagtgataaaaatattgggAACAGTGATGCAGGTTCAAGACATCGTGGACAAGGATGTTTTCATCATTAAGGCCATCGAAAAACCGTCGTCCAACAATTTACCCCAAATGATCTGTCTGCCCCGCAATATTCCCTTTATGGTAAATTTGATCGCTTACTTCCAATCCGAGGCGACTATCTATTTGGTGTTGCAACAAGCCACTGGCGGCAGACTGTGGGATTACATTCGTTCGTATGAACCCACCAAACACACAACATTACCAGATCGAACCGCATCATTAGCTAGTTTTTTCACCGAACCGAATGATACTAAGCCAAAGCCAGAAACGGTCAACGATAGCAGTAAATACGTTGAAGAAAGTCCATTCATGGCCATGCTTAATCAGTATCGAAACACCGACTACACCAGAAGCAATAGTAACTCGAGCAGCTTGTCGGAGGTATTGGAACATCTGGAGAATAACAGTGACATTCCGGCATTTGACGTTCTGTCAGAAGACATGGACGTATTGGATCTTGTGAATTGTTCGCAAAAACTCATAAAATCGGTGTCTAACACATTGGACCAGTCCCGATCCAGTCATACAAATTCCAAAACAGAATCTGGCGGAGAAATCTTCGACGCAACAGTGTTATCCACCGTGAATAATCGAACCGTTACATTACAACCTTCTAGACGACACGAAATGTTGCGATGTATTAAGACCGTGACGAGTGGTACTCAGAAACGGTTACCGGAACGTACTATTAAGCGGTGGGCATCTGAAATGGTTGTCTGTTTGATAAGTTTACACGAGAGGGACATTGTGTGCGGCGACTTGAATCCGAACAATTTACTGCTCGGAGTCAAAGGACAAATCAACCTGACCTATTTCTATCGACAAGACCAGCGTCAACTGAAAATCGATTGCATCGACGCATTGTATGTAGCTCCGGAACGACCATTAGACTATCGATCCGATTGGTGGAGTTTCGGAgtcattttgtttgaattgctAACCGGTGAATCGTTTATTGCATGCCATCCTGGTGGCGTAGCATCGTACTATACCGTTCAGTATCCGGATCAGCCTGACGTGACTCTGTCGGAAGAATCAAAGGATTTATTGAATGAG CTACTGCAATCTGAGCCGGAGAAACGTTTGACCGGTTACAATGTGCAGCAACATCGATTCTTTAAAGGCATCAAATGGGACGAAATTTACGACGATGGCAAATGTgagaccaaaaaattttttagttttatttattgtgacTGA
- the LOC119076705 gene encoding uncharacterized protein LOC119076705: MRTTIEDNKKYFQNELWTCQQSLTKTNSESITLLNAKKETKKVEFVDVQQSTLDQAERQLDSADSIGREMTHFKPIRLMPLSAIYISDKIIKIPSIRHTNPMKGAYFFQAPAKSKFKPDHFTKTRRSAFCLVSNTSANQKANKPQDATDSGERNVAGRRNGEKSKEKIICNIMLNKANCKRMIQEKGDFELAKMLQECDSIGRTENGNGCDDHSLTKDQEPSARTKRYYLRTRSKQISDAKDETVPAKKAKLVDATVTGSNKVVVVNGRKTRSSAPLNGDYASKVNRVTRGRNK, translated from the exons ATGAGAACCACCATCgaagataataaaaaatattttcaaaatgaactGTGGACATGTCAACAGAGTTTAACTAAAACAAACAGTGAAAG CATAACTCTGCTAAATGCTAAAAAGGAAACGAAAAAAGTTGAATTCGTTGATGTACAACAATCAACCCTGGATCAAGCAGAACGTCAATTAGATAGTGCCGACAGTATAGGCAGGGAAATGACACATTTTAAACCGATACGACTGATGCCCTTGTCGGCTATTTATAT ATCcgacaaaattataaaaattccttcaattcgCCATACCAATCCCATGAAAGGAGCGTACTTCTTCCAAGCACCAGCAAAGag CAAATTCAAACCGGACCATTTCACCAAAACTCGTCGATCAGCATTCTGTCTAGTCTCGAATACAAGCGCAAATCAAAAAGCAAACAAGCCTCAGGATGCCACAGATTCCGGCGAACGGAATGTGGCTGGCCGTCGGAatggcgaaaaatcaaaagagAAAATCATCTGTAACATAATGCTGAACAAAGCCAATTGCAAGCGAATGATCCAGGAGAAGGGCGACTTCGAACTGGCTAAAATGCTACAGGAATGTGACAGTATTGGTCGCACTGAAAATGGCAATGGCTGTGATGACCATTCGCTGACTAAAGACCAAGAACCGTCCGCTAGAACTAAACGATATTATTTACGTACGCGAAGCAAACAAATCTCCGATGCGAAAGATGAAACGGTGCCGGCGAAAAAGGCGAAATTGGTGGACGCAACGGTGACCGGTAGCAATAAGGTGGTTGTGGTTAATGGGCGAAAGACAAGAAGCTCGGCTCCATTGAATGGCGATTATGCGAGTAAAGTGAATCGGGTGACCAGAGGACGGAATAAGTAG